A genome region from Kiloniellales bacterium includes the following:
- a CDS encoding AraC family transcriptional regulator has product MTSGATISSSVLSGFDDRLAARGLDPYALARACEIPPRAWHDDLLELPLAAFVRLLQRGASASGDQAFGWDAGRDFDLAALGALGETVLAAPDLGSALSTFAGYLRLVQSTSELRFEVEGHEARLSYRILDPDIWPRQQDAEFSLSIFVSLIRACLGRDWRPKAIGFEHAATRPEQAWQREVGPRCRFCQAENAVLLPLATLDQPMPARDDRAWSQRSRALHRAMRHRNRARAVADRVASAVLAGLGEGPVDQEGIAGGLGLSRRSLHRKLEAEGTGFARILQDCRQRLAQHRLVHSDEALSQIALELGYSDQSAFARAFKRQAGLSPGEYRQRHRASKA; this is encoded by the coding sequence GTGACCAGCGGGGCCACGATATCCTCCAGCGTCCTATCGGGTTTCGATGATCGACTGGCCGCGCGCGGGCTGGATCCCTACGCTTTGGCCCGCGCCTGCGAGATCCCTCCACGGGCTTGGCACGACGATCTCCTCGAGCTGCCCCTCGCCGCCTTCGTCCGCCTGCTGCAGCGCGGCGCCAGCGCCAGCGGCGACCAGGCCTTCGGCTGGGACGCCGGACGCGACTTCGACCTGGCGGCGCTGGGCGCCCTGGGCGAGACGGTCCTGGCGGCGCCCGACCTGGGCAGCGCGCTTTCGACCTTCGCCGGCTACTTGCGCCTGGTGCAGAGCACCTCGGAGCTGCGCTTCGAAGTCGAGGGCCACGAGGCCCGGCTGAGCTACCGGATCCTCGATCCCGACATCTGGCCGCGCCAGCAGGACGCCGAGTTCTCGCTGTCGATCTTCGTCAGCCTGATCCGCGCCTGCCTCGGACGCGACTGGCGACCCAAGGCGATCGGCTTCGAGCACGCCGCGACGCGCCCGGAACAAGCTTGGCAGCGGGAGGTGGGGCCGCGCTGCCGGTTCTGCCAGGCCGAGAACGCGGTCCTCCTGCCGCTGGCGACTCTGGACCAGCCCATGCCGGCGCGCGACGATCGGGCCTGGTCGCAGCGCTCGCGGGCGCTGCACCGGGCGATGCGCCATCGCAACCGCGCCCGTGCGGTCGCCGACCGCGTGGCCAGCGCCGTGCTTGCCGGCCTTGGCGAGGGGCCGGTCGACCAGGAAGGCATCGCCGGCGGCCTGGGCCTGTCCCGCCGCTCCCTGCACCGCAAGCTGGAGGCCGAGGGCACCGGCTTCGCCCGCATCCTGCAGGACTGCCGCCAGCGCCTGGCCCAGCACCGCCTGGTCCATAGCGACGAAGCCCTCAGCCAGATCGCCCTGGAGCTCGGCTACTCGGACCAGAGCGCCTTCGCCCGCGCCTTCAAGCGCCAGGCCGGCCTGAGCCCGGGGGAGTACCGGCAGCGGCACCGCGCGTCGAAGGCCTGA